GTCGCGCGCCGGCCAGAAGGGCATCTGCTCGCAGAAGTGGCCGGCCGAGGACCTGCCCTTCACGGAGTCGGGGCTGGTCCCGGACATACTGTTCAACCCGCACGGCTTCCCCAGCCGGATGACCATCGCCATGATGATCGAGTGCATGGCAGGCAAGGCGGCCAGCCTGCACGGACACGTGAGGATGCACGCACTAACTTTAGTTTAACCTCTAACGCGGAATTTCAACAAATATGCACACAGTAAAAAGTTGTCTCGGCATTTATACATTACAATACCAGAAACGGTTACGGTAGGCAGTGGGTTggttctgctcctggcattgctgaagttcatgggtgaCGGTATCGACTCACCATTAGGCGGGCGTATGTTCGAcagccaacaagggcaataaaaaaaaaacaaattaaaaagtacaataaatatattggtGTGGTTCTCTAGTGAGAAATCTCACGACACGTATTAACAGTGACCGCTATTATTAATTACTGTTGAGATGGTTTGATTCGGTTTAGTGCGGCTAACATGGCGTCTAGATCACGATTATCAAAATGGATGAAGTAATGGCATCGTTATAAACCTTCGGACAACTGTTGAGATAGTGAGTGACCCTACTGCGCTCTACATGCACTATTGcatatttaatatattgtatttgGATAATGGTTATTAGGTAGTGACCCTACTGTGCTCCAAATGCACTGTAGGCACAGATTAACATTCAATATGTACTGGCGCAATGCGAGCTCGCTCTGTGGGGTCCGACAGTCACTAGAAgcaaagtccattgaaaaattCTAtatatgaccaccattttactgagattatatttcatcccatatcatctcatactatcatttttaatataaaaaagttttcattaaaattaaaatattagacttgacctaaaagtcttagttaccaggtcatgataccgcttaaaaaaaaaactagcatcAATGACGCGAGTGTCGGCCGGCAGGTGCACGACGCGACTCCCTTCCGCTTCAACGAGAAGGACACCGCCATCGACTACTTCGGGCGGCTGTTGGAAGCCGGCGGCTACAACTACTACGGCACCGAGCGCATGTACAGCGGCGTGGACGGCCGCGAGATGACCGCGGACATCTTCTTCGGCGTCATACACTACCAGCGACTCCGGCACATGGTCTCCGACAAGTGGCAGGTGGGATGCGGGAATCGACGTCCTCGACATCGggaatttactaaaaaaaaaaactcggtgCATGtgtatgaagtgaaacttcttttgagatttgtagtattgtggttttcttcgtTTTTCATCCTGAAATCAGAccgctcttgtaatagggaatgctgtgtataataGATGCGTcatcttatttatattaatttatataaaaattttacttcattaaaatatatgaCACTACACGTtactaacgctcgcgctggcctgtaacaggtatactgcgcgcattcactctcgctctgtctctttctagcaaccttgttggaagtcgctttagaagtttcacttcaaaaaaccaaaaaaaaaaagctttatttagAATCCCTTCTTTTACTATATTGGTGGTGTGTGGTCGGTAGAGGCCCGAAACGTTCGatacgttggactgaccagagctgcactaccctcgacatcacagttcacgatgctctacactcggcggcagatagaggcaaatagCGTGGAATGGTCcggaataaactcttgttgcgaggaggtcacgaccctcggtattgaggaaaccgaagcaagaagaaggtCAGAGACAAATCTCTATGGAGAGACCGTCTAGTGCCGTCGGGAACAACAtcccggtttgaagggtggggcggctgtTATACGGCGGTGTGTGTGTACAGGTCCGCACCACCGGGCCCGTGGACGCGCTGACCCGGCAGCCGGTGAAGGGGCGGCGGCGCGGGGGCGGCGTGCGGCTGGGGGAGATGGAGCGGGACGCGCTGGTGTCGCACGGCGCCGCCTTCCTGCTGCAGGACCGCCTGCTGCGCTGCTCCGACGAGACAGAGGTCGGTGACGTACTGCTTGCTCTTCATATCGATACCTCACCGACCTAACTTTACTTTAccttaacttttaatttaaccTTTAAAGAAATATGACTTTCTAAAACGATACCGTAGattgtaggatttttttttcctacctatgctgggttttttttattgtttggctgtgtgaacgagctcacagcccacctggtgttaagtggttaccggagcccatagacatctataacgtaaatgcgccacccaccttgagatatagttctaaggtctcagtatagtcacaacggctgccccacccttcaaaccgaaacgcattactgcttcacggcaaaaataggttagccggtggtacctacccgcacggactcacaagaggtcctaccaccagtaattacgcaaattatatttttttgtgtgtagcGTGTTTTAATCTCAGTATGTACTTGAGTTGTGCTGTAATGCGACGTGTTAGCGTCAGTACtaagcgtgtgtgtgtgtgcggcGCCAGATGGCGGTGTGCACGTCGTGCGGCAGCGTGGCGGGCgcgcgggggggcggcgcgtgCGCGTGCGGGGGGCGGGCGGGCGCGGTGCGGGCGCCGCACGTCTACAAGCTGTTCGCGACGCAACTCGCGGCGTTGCACGTCAACTGCAGCCTCAAGTGCGTCGACAAAACTATACAACAATAAATCCgaattgtaattaaatacattgCCTGGTTTTATTTCAAACGAGCTTCTAATTCCCTAATATGCACTGATATTTGAGGGcaaagaaaacattttaaaattacatttacaaaGAACATAAAGACTctttattaaaaagttttcttcaagTTCACCAATACAGATTAACTAAAGAGATTTAAAAAGGGTAAGCAACAGAAATATAATCTATGTATCAAATGACATTTAAAGCAAacaggggactttttggcgggaacgcgaggagtgaagttgtgtgatttgttttattttgtctatttagtgtttcttcgggtttaaatgtgtaataatggtggtttattaactgtttaatatgtgtgaaagtgcacaaatgtgggaaaatgaaacaaagccgctggacgtaacttctcgggatcctacaaaaagtccactgaaaaaatcttagtaaatgaccaccattttactgagtttatatttcatcccatatcatttcatttaatttcatcccagttgattaatgtctcaaattaatcatcttcatttcatttcatcccataatatcatttttcataaaattgagaatataaattaaaagaagacttgacttaaagatctcagttaccaggtcataaaatcccttaaaaaaataaaggaaacagttttattaaaatagataagtaaacaatattaaatttgtttttttaaatgtaccattctgtttttaataaagtttaatgGGTAGACAAACTCACAAACTACAAGTCGAGGGAACTTATAGATGTCGACGTTgtagacatgagttcgaagtcaaCTGTGTTTTATACAAGGCTATGTTATGAAATAATTACTGCTCGTATGCTTTCTGAGGACTCCACTTGTGATATTTAGATCTTATTtaattatagatttattttatccCAATATATGGTCGCATCTCTAATACAGAAAAGTGCAGTactaaattgtttaaaatttataatctttttaaataaaataatgcacaaaGTATAGTGTTATTTCACGAATCTCTACTTCGGTTAAATTTTCTTTAACTGAATTCGTGGTACATATTGTATCTCGATACGAATTaggtaataattatttttactttttttcgcATCACTCGATACTCGATTCTAATTCCACAAAACAAATGAGCATTGGCCAGATAGTATATGtagatttgttaaaaaaaaacatcgtttgTATAGTACtaagtatttaatctattttacgTTAAAAAATATGGTGGGTATTACGTTCTatcaagtgtataatctatggttctATCTTTCGTTTTGACATTTCTCATTCTTACTCTATGTATGTTTTATACAGGCCAAGGTAATGCGCCATAACAAATTGAATTCTTAAATTAAAAGTGGAATTGACAGATGCATCGGGCGACGCTTAGTATTTGATTAAAAGTAGGGTTAAAAGAAATAACTCCAAGATAGCAGTTTTGTTGGTCCATAAAACCGTctgaaatactttatttttaaaggtaCAATATCTTAACACCAATAGTAATTAAATTCTACATTATTCGACTAATCTTCGTCCATGGCCACACTCTCGTCTAATTcggacttcttcttcttctttttctttttcttcttggcACTGGCCTCGGCGTCAACAGCCTTCTGAACTTCGTCCATAGCTTCCTTCATCACTTCAATATTCTTTTTGGGAATATCACCGGTCTCATAGAATTTCAGACGGTCTTCTACTTGCTGACGGAGTTTTTCACCAAATACAGCTGATTGCATTTCTGTAACATTTCAAGAGTTATTTTGAGTCTttccaaaataaaatatgtatatcattCTTCTATGGATGGGAAAAAGGTCCCACCAGCTTTTGAGCTGTTACTATAtcgcataaaaaaaatacaattttgtctgagaatttaataaagaatacatatcgacgcttgaaaggcaaacgtgactaagcgacaatgcgtgaactttacagtaggctaatttaaagttgaaatacctgaaaaaaattctattttaacgaatctagctgtaggattgaaatgattttaatagaaatatatatattttttgcacaccgaatatggttattgcctatcgtttatgtacaaagcaattattgtcgcttagtcgtttgcctttcaagcgtcgatattgaaatatgtataaacttttttaactttttatcgATCTAtctaagtacatatttttaaaattttcctttttttatacaattatataGGTAGTTTATGAAATCTCAGTAAGGCAATGTAGCGAACATTTAAAAACTGccataattaattacttatgaCAGTTACTGGATATAGCAATTAATATAGCACGACCCTTATTACCGCAAGTTATTTACAATACTGACGGTAGATCACAGTGTGCCTAGATATCTTTCAGATAAATTTGTTGCTTGTGAAGGCTTGGTGGTAAGGCTCAAGAAAAGctgttaatagaaaaaaaaacgtaaaacaatATCGTTCATTGTTTAAACTTTTATGACAATTAAGTTTTCTAGTCAGAAAAATTTAATTACCAGAGAAACAATCGATCCTGGATGCAATTGAGCACTTATTGGCCAGATATCTGCTGATCCGACCTTTGTTCTTCAGTCCGGCACGTCCAATGAACGTGGAGTGGTATAGCAGACCATATTTTGGAGTATTCGAACGTGTCTTCAGAGCTCGGAAGAGAGCTTTTTCTGCACctgaattttgtaataaaatcatttgtaTAGAAAATTGTTATCTTACAATAGGGGAAATACAACAAAAATGTAAATCATGTTGgagatattttcaatatttgatattttatacttatttattctTAGTAATGGTTATTAgagaaattgtatttattataattactagcgacccgccctcgcttcgcttcggaaactgtaatttattattgatttctccactatttaatggatgttatgatacatataaaccttcctcttcaatcactttatctattaagaaaaaacgcatcaaaatccgttgcgtagttttaaagatttaagcatacatagggatatagggacagactttgttttatactatgttgtGGTTATCagtgtatatttaaaattgtatgttgATGATCAGCTAGACTTGTAAATTGAAAAATGTGACCAACTTACCCAATATCTGCAATGTAGATGCGGGATACTTGGCAAGGTTGGTCAGGGAGCCAGCCTTGGAGATCAGCCTGGCTCCAACTTGATCTCCAACCAACGTAGACAAATTAGGTGCTACGGAGTTCATCTTACTATGCAGGTATTCTGAAATCTGTTTTCTGTGGGGACACaatgttaattgaaattattagttATTTCTTGATGTTAACAGATTTTCAATAGGTCCTTTTTAAGAttgaaattaaatgacaatttcGAATCAAATAAGACCAcattggactccagcatcaatatcgctatccactgcgcagaTAGGAtagaatggaggaacatagttcTAACAACAATGTTTCGTAAAGGTCACAACCCTCAGCACTGGGGAACACAATGCAAAGAGAAGGAGGAGATTTAAATTATTGATAGCATAACAGAGTAAAATAGTGAACAAGtaactttttaatttcttttaaatttttatccaCATGATACTCTTAtaagattttaaaatatatgcTATCATGAATCAACAAACAAAGTATTAAGcatctatttaaattttaaataaacattatactAACCTATAATTGCTGAGTGCTACTACTCTGCCAGCAAACATTTGGATGTTAATCAAGTCAACTGGTGAAATATCCATTCCCATGGACATTTTCGAGGCATCTATGATAGCCTGCGCCTTCTCGGAGTCTCCCAGGATCTCAGTGAGCGGTTCTAATGACTCTTCGCACAGGGTCTTCCTATCTTTTATGAACTCGGCGCATTTTGTGTACAGGTGATTTTCAGGAACAATTGACACAAGCTCCGGGAAGTGATAGGAATACCATTCTCTAGAAACAGTACAAAATTAGTAAGTCTACAAGATTTAGTAACAACATTTtcacaatattttatatttttgtactagtggtactaatttttgtactcttgggagtccgcacgggtaggttccaccaccccgcctatttccgccgtgaagcagtaatgcgtttcggttcgaagggtggggttgccgttgttactatactgagaccttagaacttatatctcgaggtgggtggcgcatttacgttgtagatgtgtatgggctccagtaaccacttaaatgcaggtgggctatgagctcgtttatccatctatgcaatataaaaaaaaaaacctcacctTATTCTCATGGAGAAAGTGTTAACATCTTTGTCAAGTTGATCGAGCAGGGCTATTGATTGTATGATCATGTTGTCCACTCGGTGAACATTGAACTTGACACGAGCTCGTGAGTATGAGTGGCCAAGACCAAGCTGTGCCACACTGCATGCTTTGAGGGTAAGGCCTTTGATGAGCGAGTGGAAGTGATAACGTATGCCTGTTTAAAGAACAAAGAAAACTTAGTATTTTCACATTTGTCGTCTTAATTCTGACAAATGACATTAATTACCTCACCAAATACGATTAAGATCCAAAGTGAGATAAAGAAACATagattcactggtggtaagacctcttgtgagtccgcacgggtaggtaccaccaccccgcctatttccgccgtgaagcagtaatgcgtttcagttcgaagggtggggtagccgttgtaactatactgagaccttagaacttatatctcaaggtgggtggcgcatttacgttgtagatgtctatgggctgcagtaaccacttaacaccaggtgggctgtgagctcgtccacctatctaagcaataaataaataaaaaaatttaccacAAAGCCATCTAAATAccaatttttcatttaacaatGAAAGAAGAACTCTATGATATTGAAAATATCCATTGTATATGTCATAACAGACCTCTCAAAATCTCCGGGACTGCTCCTGTATGCGTGCACTGAATTTCCAGGGCCTCGCTGATGGCTGCTCCTAGCTTGGGATCCAGTACACCGAGTGTGCATTTTGATCGTTTTTTCCTCTTTGGAAGACCACCTTCGAGGAATAGATTCAAATCCTCAGGAAGAATACCTGTAAAAtaatggagtttttttttttgctccagTTTACAGTTGTAGTGAAGTGTTAGTGTTCACCAGGAGACTATATCTTAGAAATCATATTtagtatttgaaaaataatcatgtgacttttttatgaaggaaggattacttgtggcccggaggcctttccagtttcaccagaacagggaATCACAAACTATTTAGTTGCAGACTGTAAACAGTGGTCAATGTATTGCAACGATGGCCTCTAGTCATAAAcactttacaataaaatttcagTATTCGCTAGTTTTGTATCTGGTGGAAAAACCAACTGATCACAGTGAACATTGATGTATGTATATTTGAAGGGTGTAGgcgtgaaaaatatttatatatgtaacctctatatgatTTATGACATAAAGCTTAAAAGAGGTAAATATGTTATATAGGTGACATAAATGGTAATTTGAATATAgaaacattagaagaaggaacattagaaatattaaaaacattttttgaatattgaaatataaaaaacataagaaCTGATGAAGCAAtagttttaaatgttgtttctctttatagagccaCTCAGTTTGTACTATAGTTTTACTGggctaaactttattttgatgtgaataaaataatacacccttgttcttttatttatgctcatatttcaaataaaacatttcaagaatctaaaattaatatttactccCGAGAAACCTTAATGAATCCGTATGATAATtctagggtcggcagactaaagcacataagtcaaaattttcaatttattttttattacatcatcggtttacattttgctcaacacacaatctgactaaagcacataaatcaaactcaagtatttcatggcgtattcaagcggcgttctgtatcaaccttatcaaatcctaatatagtcaaacgaactaaaaaacataactggacttatgttctaaggaacaccataagtacaaagttattaacgtaagaagtctgacttatgttataaagaacatcaaaatgtaacatttctttagagaaagtggttacttaaaaatatttataacgtaaacaatacttcggtaagtggttttaatttactaatgttgtcgattgtgcacagtttgttggttagttttgtgtgagtgcttaagtattttaattatttaagatgaatattcaaagaggcaagaaattagttgaaatggcatcatccactcatctggaaagcaatgaaggtatattttcacatatcttcaaaattatgatttgcaaattacgtaattatatcaatattatatcattataaatagataattaattgtcttgtccttttttagaaaatgtaaatcaacaGTCGATTTTGAACACAGAGTTCTAGTAGAACCTAGTAGTAGACGATCCTATACCGTCGACATCATCAGGTCAAGTCAGTAGCTTAACATACTATTCTGTACTTGACTTCTCTAGTGATGATTCTGTACGATatccatgttatgaattaccgagacttccaatcacatcaagttcaagtacttgtgatgaaatttcaatgaatcctaatgtgtctccaaaaaagagtatacgtactataaaaaaagaaaaaagaataaaacgtaacttaggacaggcatacaaaactttaaaaggaaaatgtatatcagatcgcactatgaattaaaaatttatttttgagaaaaaacaaaaaaaaaagcccgctgagtttgtttcgccggttcttctcaggactgtggctttttttggaaccggtggtagagataacattgttatttatattttgacattcaataagtgtgttatactgacatctaagttgaaataaatgattttgaatttgaaagagttacctgtttgcagaatgaaatgtaaagaacgtatACCATTAACTGATAGGCGtgccatatttacagaatattggcaaatggggtcatatgcaaaaacatctgcatacttggcgtctttaatggaaattcaagataaatctaaacaaagaatacgagctattgaaactgaaaagcaaaagcttagaatgaagacataaaaatacttttttactgtgcatggtaaaggtgaacctgtctgccgaggatgtttaatgaaaccgttagatgaaagtgacaattttataaagacatttgctatgaaaaggagatcatccatTGGGGGATctcaaactgatgatataatatctatacagccattacccatattcatcgagaaaaaaaatgatttaatttcgctgctccctttaatactagatattttccatgaattttacataagtcttcccacgttggaaactttacgaaatactgatccagatatttagaagaagaagaataatagaataagaagaagaattttaattaaacattgagttgttatttatatttatgacttatattattataatatatatcttaattgttgatctttttcacttaactcatactattattgtgttccttataacttaagtcatctaattatt
The sequence above is drawn from the Bombyx mori chromosome 26, ASM3026992v2 genome and encodes:
- the LOC101737128 gene encoding nucleolar protein 56, translating into MSKFYVLFEHSAGFALFRVAEFEELAAFLPQVEESVTDLQRFNAVVTLIAFQPHKSAIVALENINAVSEGILPEDLNLFLEGGLPKRKKRSKCTLGVLDPKLGAAISEALEIQCTHTGAVPEILRGIRYHFHSLIKGLTLKACSVAQLGLGHSYSRARVKFNVHRVDNMIIQSIALLDQLDKDVNTFSMRIREWYSYHFPELVSIVPENHLYTKCAEFIKDRKTLCEESLEPLTEILGDSEKAQAIIDASKMSMGMDISPVDLINIQMFAGRVVALSNYRKQISEYLHSKMNSVAPNLSTLVGDQVGARLISKAGSLTNLAKYPASTLQILGAEKALFRALKTRSNTPKYGLLYHSTFIGRAGLKNKGRISRYLANKCSIASRIDCFSEMQSAVFGEKLRQQVEDRLKFYETGDIPKKNIEVMKEAMDEVQKAVDAEASAKKKKKKKKKKSELDESVAMDED